The Capsicum annuum cultivar UCD-10X-F1 chromosome 1, UCD10Xv1.1, whole genome shotgun sequence sequence ATACCTTGAGAAACCGAACACGCAATCCAGATGCTGTAAACATGGGAACCTGCAACGAATAAGGAATCTGTCAATACCCCACCAAACCCCTCTCGAAAAGATCCATTCAAGGGATAAAGAAGATCGTCAACTGTCTCGCTTGAGGGAAAATATTTACCTGAAATTCCATCTGAATTGGTGGCCGAGTCAAGGACTTCTTCTCTGTCATTGTCGAAATTAACTCAACCTCAGCGCTCAATGTTGACTCCGTCTGCCCCGGAAATTTTCGTATCCTACACCAAGTTGACCATATTGAAGATTCCATGTTTAGAAACTAGATTTAATGCAGAAGAACATGCAAATACAGTGAAGTGCCTACTTGCAAAAAAAGGACATCATCATTGCACTATTCAATTGCATTAATAATAagttcttaaatctttaacaaaaTAAAAGTACACACACTTATTACCAAGAAACTTTTAgatatattcaaattttaaaaataaagagttGTCTCCATGTGAAAAATAGGTCACAGGTTCGAGCCATGAAGCAGCCGGTAATGCTTGCATTACGGTAGGTTGTCTACATCGTACCCCTTACGGTgaggcccttccccggaccctgttCAAGAAATATGTCCAATAGAAGTCAAGAATCATGCGCAATTGAATACTCACTTCCAGACCAAACAGTCAATGGCTGGATTATACTTTGCTCTCCCTGACGTCACCTGGAAGTTTGTTTTCGCAGTTTGCTTTGGCACTGGAATTTTAATAACTACTGCAAGGGCAAACATTTTTGCACCAAACACACTCTTAACCTGAAAAACAATCAAAGTAAGCAACAGTAAATCATACAAACACAAATTGAtgtttaaaatcaaaattcattccATATCAAACCTTAACATTCACTTCCATACGTGTACGGCCTAATTCTTTGATAGTTGGTAATACGCGGAAAGGAAGATTTACTCCTTCAGTAATGCGGTACCTGAAGATAAAACGGTTCAGGCACTAATATACAAAGGTTAAGTTAAGAGTTTGGAACACACCATCATGACTTATGAGTGGCCAGTGGGAACATGTACGAATTTACTAGAAGGAGAAAGAATACTTTTGATTTATCAGGATTCTGGAATATACAACAAAAATTCTTGATTGCATAACATGAGGTAAATGTTCCTTTAGGAAAACAGACATTAATTTGACAAAACCAATTATAAAACCAAGAGATTCAATTTTAAACTAAATCGAGGGGTTCGAGTTCCACGTTGTGTCGGTATTAGCAAAAGAAGATACTAAATGGGGTTGCACCAGGATCCGCTCTTAGCCAGTTTTCATGTGCACTTGCGATGGACGTACTGATGCgtcatattcaaggagaggtgccttggtgcaTGCTATTTGTAGATGACAAGAGTTCAGATTAATGAGGCACGAGGAGGAGTTGACACAAGGCTGGAGGTTTGTAGATAGACCCTGGAATCTAAAGGTTTTAAGTTGAGCAGGACTAAAGCTGATaacttggagtgcaagttcagTGATTCGTCCTATGAAGCAGATGTGGACGTGAGGCTTGATATACAAGTGGGCCCTAAGAGAGGAAGTTTAAAGCACCTGGGGTCTGTGATACAAGGCAATGGGGGATATTGACTATGTCACTCAGGTGGGGTGGATGAAGTGGAGGTTAGCATCTGGTGTTGTGCCACCTAAACTTAAAGGTAATTTCTACCACGTGGTGATCAGACCGACTGTCATATGAGGCTGAGGCCAGTCAGGAACTCTCATGTCCTGATATGCGAGTGGCCGAGATGAGGGCGCTGAGGGGAAAGTGTGGACATATCAGGAGAGAATAATATTAGGAATGAAGATATTCAGGACAAGGTAGAAGTGTTTCCGTGGAAGATAAGATGTTGGAAgagaggttgagatggttcgggcatgtgaagAGGAGAGGCGTGGATGCCCCGGATGGGCCGTGTAAGAGGATGGCCATAGTAGGATtgaggaagggtagaggtaggCCTAAGGAAATGGTCGATGAAGTTCGGATGAACAATGGAAACTAAGGTTCAACTCGCAGTAGAGGCAAAAGAAAATGTTAGGTAATTTCTTCCCACCGATCAAAGCCTTGATAGACCGTGGGAAGACGCAGCAAGCACCCAGTGGATTAGTCATGGACACGTCGTGCACACAAGCTGGCCCAAAAATGATTCCTGGGACACGGACACATTTGACATTATGCTGCGATAGTTATAGACTATAGTATCATTAATTTTCTGTAACTAGAAACCTTTTCTCGAGAAACTTCAACATTTTCTACTAGAATAAAAGGAGGAACCGCAGCTTCACCCTTCAGGTTTGAGATGAGAGGGAAAAAAAAGAGCGcaaaaaacaaagatatataCAAAGAAGTATGAACTTACTTCATCAATTCAAATTCACCATCAGGCGGGACAAAGCTGACAGTCTTTTCTGAGGTGAATCTTGTCAAATTTACACATTGGTGGAAAGTAACATCATCGAGCTCAATAGTTTTACCGCTGGTAAAAGGCAGCAGAGTAATATACTAtgttaataaacaaaaataattaactcAACATGTGGCTTCTAAAACTAATTGGAGCCCAAACTGTGACGTTGAGGACAGTTAGCATTAAAAAATCTGCAGATAAGGAGAAACAACTGAAAGAAGCAGAATCGCAATAAAGTGGATTATCATAGATGAATGACAGggaaaatgatttttttgaaacACAGAAGTCACTAACATTTAAGTGAAGTTTCGtgaaacaactatcacaagaaGCAACGCCACAGACAATCATGTGGATGAAAGTTAAAACAGGCAATTATTCAGACACTACCTCTTAGTCGGACGGGACTTGAGTTGTGACTCTTTCTCAAGaccaattttatcatttaagcccAACTTGAGATCAGGCATTCCAGAAAGGAAGCATTTCATGAGAACTTTTCCAGTTACATCACAACGGAGGACGCTACCTGCAAGTATAATATATTAAACAAGAACCAAAAACgggttaaaagaaaaaaacaacaccTGCCAAACTACAAAACTTCTACCTTTTGAAGACATAAGGAGATTAACACTCTCCACAATATCCAGAAATACCTGTTGATATATAAACCTTCATCAAATGCGGATATACTAGGGAAGATGAAAGATCGTAGAAATTTTAAGCAAGACAGAGCCAAAAACCACCTCATTCTTCTTATAAACAAGACCCTCCCTTCGCCAACCGACCGCACCAGTTACTTGCAATGTTGCATTTGGAACTGGCCTATCTACATGCTGCAGAATTTTGTTGCATTGTGAAGAGAAACACAGATAGATATtgtattcaaaattcatatttattatctCACTGCATGTTATCCCTCATGAATGATTTTATTAAGTAAATCAAACAGGTAGACAATCCAAATCTATTGTTCAACATTTATATGTCATACTACGAAAGCAAGCACAGGAAAAATAACTAACCTTGGATGAAAAGGATGACCGGACACCTTCCTGAGTAATGTAGAGTTTTAAAATTTCAGGTGAAAGATTTTGAGGGTACCCAAAGTCCATAATTTCtgcaattttagaaaaataaacgGAAAAAATGATTACTCTTCTTGACATAATAGCATGTGGCACATACACATTGCACTAAACTTTCAAGGTAGATAATTGCTTGTTTGAAGATAAGCGTACTTAATTTTCCATAAACAGACTCGAAAAGCAACAAAAAATTGCCAATAGATGGTGTAAAATCTATGAACTGAAATGTTAGTAAACGGTCACACTACAGGAATACATTCTCGGCCAAGAGGTGCAATATAGCTAGTCGAGTAAGCAGAATGTTGAACATTTTGTGCAGACGGAGTAGACAAACCACCAGCCGCAAGTCAAGTCGTTGAAGAGGATCTACTTCGGGATATCGTAACGAAAGATTTAGCTATCAGCAACTAGAAGGTACATCCAAAGAGGATCTATGAACCTGTCCCATTGCATTGAACTGCAATTCTTTGAATGTCAAATTAATGATACAAAAATAGGGTCTCACCAGAGAAAACCAAAGTCCCCGTCCACGTGCTTCTTTCCTTTCAATTATAAAATAGGATTTAAGACTTTCTTAAGCAAGACCTAAATATAATTTCACCACACCTAATGCATCTCCGTAGACATGGTTTGGGCCCATAACATGGTTCTCAACATTAGTCATCTTATACGTGCACAACCCCATACGAAAGCCAGACCAAAAAGAGCATCTACAACCATGATCCATCAACATTACAACAGCTCACTCCAACTAAGTTTATTGAGAACATCGCCTGTTACACCTATTAATCAGTATTCACTTGGAGAGGACAGCTACATATGTCAATGGGTTTACGCTTAATTCTGTTTTGTGCCTTATCCTCACAGATGTACTCGATCTAATTATCATTACTTGTTATATTTTCCTCTCCAGATTGAGAAGCATGACAGAGCAGGGGGAGAACAATGACAAAACATTAACATTAccagaaagaattgaagaaaaataaccaaaagaaGTTATTTCATAGAAAGGCGTCCCTTGTTAAACCCTGATAAAATGTCAAAAACTAAGTATTCTCTACAAGGCTTACCGTCCAATAGCTCGTAAATCAAAACGAAGTTATTGCGGATGCCATCTTCATCGAAGGCACCACCAAAATAAGATTTGAATAGTGTAACAGCCTGCATGTGTATTGGGGAATGCCGTTTTATTATTCAGGAGGTAAAAAGAACATTGACAAAACATACAGAAT is a genomic window containing:
- the LOC107850806 gene encoding AP-2 complex subunit mu, which gives rise to MPVAASAIYFLNLRGDVLINRLYRDDVGGNMVDAFRMHIMQSKELGTCPVRQIGSCSFLYMRISNVYVVIVVSSNANVACAFKFVVEAVTLFKSYFGGAFDEDGIRNNFVLIYELLDEIMDFGYPQNLSPEILKLYITQEGVRSSFSSKHVDRPVPNATLQVTGAVGWRREGLVYKKNEVFLDIVESVNLLMSSKGSVLRCDVTGKVLMKCFLSGMPDLKLGLNDKIGLEKESQLKSRPTKSGKTIELDDVTFHQCVNLTRFTSEKTVSFVPPDGEFELMKYRITEGVNLPFRVLPTIKELGRTRMEVNVKVKSVFGAKMFALAVVIKIPVPKQTAKTNFQVTSGRAKYNPAIDCLVWKIRKFPGQTESTLSAEVELISTMTEKKSLTRPPIQMEFQVPMFTASGLRVRFLKVWEKSGYNTVEWVRYITKAGSYEIRC